The sequence CAGTTCCTAAATTTTTAACAACTACTTCTAGTGTTATAGATTCTGAGCTTGTAATTTCTGTTGATGATAATTTTGGTTCTGAAACTAAGAACTCTGAATAAGTTAAACCATATCCAAATGCATAAGCTGGAGTGATAGAAACATCTAAATAATTGTTTGATAAACCTACAGGGTCTAGAGGAGTACCTGTTGGAATACCTAACATTTCTGGGTTTGCAGGTCTTCCCGACTCCAAATAAGCATAATATAAAGGAACTTGTCCTACTGTTCTTGGGAATGTAACAGGCAATTTACCCGTTGGAGATACTTTTCCAGAAATTAAATCTGCTAAAGCTGGACCTCCCATTGTACCAGGATGCCATGCATAAAGAATTGCATCTACTTTATTTTCAATGTTTTCGAAAGTTAATGGTCTTCCTGCCATTACAACCATCACTATTTTTTTTCCAGTTGCAGCAACCTCTTCAATTAAAGTTTCTTGTGCTCCAGGTAAAGTAATAAATGCTCTACTATGTCCTTCCCCAGATAAAATTGCATCTTCACCTACAAACATTACTACTACATCTGCTTGTTTTGCAACATCAACTGCTTTATTAATAGAAGATGTATTCATATCACGAGAATTTTTTAAACCCTCAGCGTATAAAATATTATCGCCATACACTTCTTTTAAAGATGTAAGTGGTGTAATAACATCTTCTACAACAGCATCTAAAGACCATGTACCTATCTGTTCTGCTGGAGCATTTGCTAAAGGTCCAATTACAGCAATTTTTTGATTCTGTTGTAATGGAAGTACTTTTTCATTTTTCAACATTACTACAGATTCAATTGCCATTGCTTTTGCATCTGCTTTATGTGTAGCACTTAAAATTGATGAATTTTTAGGTACTCCTCTGTATTTTTTATCAAATAGCCCTAATTGAACTTTAGAACGTAAGATGTTTCTCACTGCAGTGTTTACAATATCCACATCTACTTCACCTTCTTCAATCAATTCTTTTAAATGTTTTTGATATGAGGCACTTACCATTTCCATGTCTAGGCGTGCATTAGCACTTTGTCGAGCTACATCTTTAAGGTCCTCACTATAACCTTGGTTCATCATTTGAGACATTGATTCCCAATCACTTACTACAAAACCTTCAAAACCCCAATCATCTCTTAATACATCTTTTAATAAAAAAGTATTCGCTGAAGCAGGAACGCCATTAATATCATTAAAAGCAGTCATAAAAGTACCAACACCTGCGTCTACAACAGCTTTAAAAGGAGGTAAATAAACATTCCATAAATGATAATCAGGAATTGATACTGCATTGTAATCTTTTCCATTCTCTGTTGCTCCATAGCCCACAAAATGTTTAGCACACGCAGCTATTCTTCCTTCTTCATCACTCAATTGTTCACCTTGAAAACCTTTAACCATCGCTGCACCTAAAACAGACGTTAAATACGGGTCTTCTCCTAAAGATTCTGCAATTCTACCCCATCTTGGGTCTCTACTTACATCAATCATTGGAGCAAAAGTCCAATTAATTCCTTCTTCATAAGCTTCAATTCCGGCAACATTTGCACCTCTTTCCACTAATTCTGAATTCCAAGAAGCAGCCTGACCAAGTGGAATAGGAAAGATAGTTTTGTAACCATGAATAACATCACGTCCAATAATTAAAGGGATATTATTCGGACCTTC is a genomic window of Flammeovirga pectinis containing:
- the bglX gene encoding beta-glucosidase BglX — encoded protein: MNLLNVTLVFIAMLMCQNTLFAQDKVDQRVEEIMSKMTLDQKIGQMIQITSTSGDDVPDWVRDAIIEGRVGSILNAGTPIAIEKLQKIALKEGPNNIPLIIGRDVIHGYKTIFPIPLGQAASWNSELVERGANVAGIEAYEEGINWTFAPMIDVSRDPRWGRIAESLGEDPYLTSVLGAAMVKGFQGEQLSDEEGRIAACAKHFVGYGATENGKDYNAVSIPDYHLWNVYLPPFKAVVDAGVGTFMTAFNDINGVPASANTFLLKDVLRDDWGFEGFVVSDWESMSQMMNQGYSEDLKDVARQSANARLDMEMVSASYQKHLKELIEEGEVDVDIVNTAVRNILRSKVQLGLFDKKYRGVPKNSSILSATHKADAKAMAIESVVMLKNEKVLPLQQNQKIAVIGPLANAPAEQIGTWSLDAVVEDVITPLTSLKEVYGDNILYAEGLKNSRDMNTSSINKAVDVAKQADVVVMFVGEDAILSGEGHSRAFITLPGAQETLIEEVAATGKKIVMVVMAGRPLTFENIENKVDAILYAWHPGTMGGPALADLISGKVSPTGKLPVTFPRTVGQVPLYYAYLESGRPANPEMLGIPTGTPLDPVGLSNNYLDVSITPAYAFGYGLTYSEFLVSEPKLSSTEITSSESITLEVVVKNLGTVDAAEVVQLYIKDHVASTMRPKKELKGFEKVNLKAGEEKVVTFTIGADQLSFLDRNGKTLLESGKFTAYVGNSSDNLHEVSFTLTNLK